In Leguminivora glycinivorella isolate SPB_JAAS2020 chromosome 11, LegGlyc_1.1, whole genome shotgun sequence, a single window of DNA contains:
- the LOC125231108 gene encoding SET and MYND domain-containing protein 4-like, translating into MSFENPMIYNEILQRKGLLDDIYKAVNNLDGSAVLEAYRVLSITKGFPRLHSHIKNKDKSSVFRSHGNDFYQEEQYQMALEMYNKALLFAPKGSIEMLHAYGNRSALLFNLNAYSACLKDIETCRKLGCTEDLAKKLNKRYEQCMESMWKENLKNNILLCNWTQEYFKFNVKKNADIPCLSADVDIITENEEHKVVATKDIKVGTVVAIETAFITHSLPDKCLVSCHYCQKTAFNLMPCDNCCVALFCSLQCKERCLNEYHNIECQIMDILLTIDAGHKFRLAIKTFLKLKTLCKDWSTLIKEAKNIGPSRLSESSLSEIYNVENYSSILCFKEDRRFVFGTLYNSAFIYASVLHRLERVLGFFPQSKSEGVEAKKCFGKLCLTLQLNCPATEVVTSADELSVGQIVTDMPPHFGWFPFTGKLKHCCEANLLGLGLDNRLALIAIRPIKKMSELTVSFVGHWYENLYEDQRRLKLYQNILNVCTCRVCAQGWDRNSFRRLDIDAKLKKAYSSWNTTRKTGVMPQRDPAFFRETCSALALFDDVPNTKEHYELFRELRTQLSLAQFATSSNIVINR; encoded by the exons ATGAGTTTCGAAAACCCTATGATTTACAACGAGATACTGCAGAGAAAAGGTCTTTTGGATGATATTTACAAAGCGGTAAACAATTTAGACGGGTCAGCGGTATTAGAAGCTTATAGAGTCCTTAGTATTACTAAGGGATTCCCTCGTCTGCACTCGCACATTAAGAATAAAGACAAGTCTTCCGTATTTCGCAGCCATGGGAATGACTTTTACCAGGAGGAACAATACCAAATGGCATTAGAAATGTATAATAAGGCTTTACTCTTTGCTCCAAAGGGTTCCATAGAAATGCTGCATGCATATGGCAACAGATCAGCACTACTATTCAATTTAAATGCATATTCTGCATGCCTGAAAGACATTGAGACTTGTCGCAAACTTGGGTGCACCGAGGACTTGGCAAAAAAACTGAATAAGAGATATGAACAATGTATGGAATCAATGTGGAAAGAAAATCTTAAAAACAACATATTGCTGTGCAATTGGACTCAAGAATATTTCAAGTTTAATGTGAAGAAAAATGCTGATATACCTTGTTTATCTGCTGATGTGGATATAATTACTGAAAATGAAGAACACAAGGTAGTTGCCACCAAGGATATTAAAGTTGGTACGGTAGTAGCTATAGAAACTGCATTTATCACTCATTCTCTCCCGGATAAATGTCTCGTGTCTTGCCACTATTGCCAAAAGACGGCTTTCAATTTGATGCCTTGTGACAACTGCTGTGTTGCACTCTTCTGCAGCTTGCAGTGCAAGGAGCGCTGTCTGAACGAGTACCACAACATTGAATGTCAAATAATGGATATTCTGCTCACAATTGATGCAGGACACAAGTTCCGTTTAGCAATCAAGACTTTCTTGAAACTGAAGACTCTTTGCAAGGACTGGAGCACACTGATTAAAGAAGCAAAGAATATTGGGCCCAGCAGACTAAGTGAGAGCTCATTGAGCGAAATATACAATGTTGAAAATTATTCTTCAATATTATGCTTCAAGGAAGATAGGCGTTTCGTTTTTGGCACACTGTATAACAGCGCATTTATTTATGCCTCAGTGTTGCATCGGTTAGAAAGAGTCCTTGGATTCTTTCCTCAATCAAAATCTGAAGGCGTTGAAGCGAAGAAGTGCTTCGGGAAGCTGTGCCTGACGTTGCAGTTGAACTGCCCGGCTACAGAAGTGGTCACTTCTGCTGATGAACTCTCCGTTGGTCAGATTGTGACTGACATGCCTCCTCACTTCGGCTGGTTCCCGTTTACTGGGAAGCTGAAGCATTGCTGTGAAGCGAACCTGCTGGGGCTTGGGTTGGACAACCGCTTGGCGCTGATAGCTATAAGACCTATTAAGAAGATGTCTGAGCTGACAGTTTCCTTtgt GGGTCACTGGTATGAGAACCTGTATGAAGACCAGCGCCGGCTGAAACTGTACCAGAACATCCTGAATGTGTGCACCTGCCGGGTCTGCGCTCAAGGCTGGGACAGAAACAGCTTCCGGAGACTCGACATAGATGCTAAGCTAAAGAAG GCATACTCCTCCTGGAACACCACTAGAAAGACCGGCGTGATGCCGCAGCGAGACCCGGCATTCTTCCGCGAGACGTGTTCAGCGCTGGCTCTGTTCGACGACGTCCCCAACACTAAGGAGCACTACGAACTGTTCCGGGAACTGCGCACGCAGCTCAGCCTAGCCCAGTTCGCGACCTCCAGCAATATTGTCATTAATCGCTAA